TTAAGTGATTGCCAGTGGTCTCACTAAGTTTGTCACAAAGTGGTAAGCCATGACCCATGTTTGCTTGCAAAAACCAAGCCTTTGGTTGATCTTTTGTTATTACgatgttattaaaataattaatttaatgaaGTAATTGCGTTTTGACAAGTGAATAACTAAACGCCCATCTACTGTACTTAGTCAGTTACTGTGTACAACCTGCACACAAAAAGCGAATCGTAATTAATTTACGAGAACGTACGGAAGCCTGTTGGTGTCAAACACATTGAGTGTCAAATACTTTACTATGCCCTATATATGCGCACTACCTAGGGTAATAATAAGCGATTCTTACACGTTACGTAGTGCTCtgcgttttaaacacagaggTATTTGAGAACACCAAACTGCAGCAGGAAGAATCTTTCAAGCACTTCTAAAACTTGTAAcggttttactgttttattcattttattgaaGTAACGTTTTGCAGCGAATTcatatttattgtgtttaaaatttATGTTTTTCATTAAAAGTTTTAAGTAAAAGCgctaaattgtattttttcgttTGGAAGGAGCAACCCGACCAAggtcacaaatgtaaatgtacttggGGCTGACACGTGAGATCTCAGAACCGTGTGAAAGATCGTGAGTCTGTATAAAATGGCTGGACTGATTAATTTTGAAGATGAAGCAGAGGTGAAGCAATTCCTAGACAATCTGGGAGTGGAGTACAGCTATCAGTGCTACCGAGAGAAAGATCCTGAAGGTACAGTCATGTAGAGAGCTGTCCGGCTCATACGGTGCTGACATCACATCCATGGTATCATTATATTACTATCTGTATTCTGCTATTAAGTCTACCTATACACTGCACACTGCAAACCTCATTTTACTGTCTCATGTTCAGGTCGTGATttggtatatttatttatttatttattaggattttaacgtcatgttttacacactttggttacattcatgacaggacaggtaagttactcgttacacaagattcatcagttcacaagttcaatgtcaaacacagtcatagacaattttatgtctctaattcacttcacttgcatgtctttggactgtgggaggaaacccacgcagacacggggagaacatgcaaactccacacagaaaggacccggaccgctccacctgggaatcgaacccagaaccttgtgctgtgaagtgacagtgctacccactgagccaccgtgcgtCCCTGATTTGGTATATAAGAACTAAACCCAATATTTAAACAACAATGACAAAATTCATTAATCAACAAAAAACCCTATAATTCAAAAACAATGGAATGTTATTTAATGTTACCTTGATATATGTATTAATGGAAAATGACAAAGGCTGGCCAGCTGTTAGGACgtctatacagtatatttacataATATTTTTGGAATACGATGCACTGGGTTATTTAGATACCTAAAGAATGTAAAGTAAATTTAACTCAAAggttgggcagcacggtggctcagtgggtagccctgtcgcctcacagcaagaaggtcctgggttcgattcccagatggggaggtctgggttttttctgtgtggagtttgcatattctccctgtgtctgtgtgggtttcctcccacagtccaaagacacgcactcagattaattggagacactgaattgccctataggggaatgggtgtgtgtgtgtatgtgtgtctgccttgcgatggactggggccccgtccagggtgttactgtgtgccttgctcccattgaaaagcacccaccccccgcgaccctgattggataagcagttaagagagtgagtgagatatATACGTTTAGATATATTTAGGGCATAGTtgtcagtagtcatattccaatactCCAAGAATACTTTTACAATGAAATGTTACTGGAAAGTGGTGTATGTGACAAGAAGTGCGTAAATTGCATCGTTTgacctccaaaacccagttctaacTGGTTTAGACCAGCTCatatgttctagctaagaaatctctgttatCAGTGGAATCTTCctctgtcctacaaggtcagtGATGAGAGTATAAggggtgattattttctttctgtaTTATCGCATTTACCAAGTTTCTAAGTGcaatccttctctgcagacaaaaataaaactcttttctactcaTAATCCAGTCTCTGATGTATTCACCACAGTTATAATTTGTgtttttgatgtatttttagGACAAACAACTTCACCTTCCATCAggatattcttttatttttatctcctaaatataatgtatattttctCTGTTTCTATTTTGTTTGCTTTTCTCTTCCAGGTTGTCAGAGGTTGTCAGATTACTTGGAAGGTGTGAAGAAAAACTATGAGTCGGCTGCTCGTGTTCTTAAGCACAACTGTGAGACTCATGGTCACGGTGAGAGCTGCTACAAGCTTGGAGCTTATCACATCACTGGAAAAGGTCAGATTGTGGTTCATTGTGCAGATTTATAAAGTTCAGTTAAAAGACAACACTGGCGGTAACAAAGGGCATTGCAGAAGGAACATTGCAAAAAATTTTTATCAATCCTGAAATATAGTTTGCAATTCCATTCATGCAGCAGGCAGGGCTTATATGCAGAGCAACTTAGAAATGAgggaaaatattatttaataatactgtaatgtGATTAAATTAACAGCccatatacaatatacaccgatcagccataacattaaaaccaccttcttgtttctatacttactgtccattttatcagcgccacttaccatatagaagcactttgtagttctacaattactgactgtagtccatctgtttctctacatacttttttagcctgctttcaccctgttcttcaatggtcaggacccccacagggccaccacagagcaggtattatttgggtggtggatcattctcagcactgcagtgacactgacatggtggtggtttgttagtgtgtgttgtgctggtatgagtggatctgacacagcagcgctgttggagtttttaaatactgtgtccactcactgtccactctgttagacactcctacctagttggtccaccttgtagatgtaaattcagagatgatcgctcatctactgctgctgtttgagttggtcatcttttagagcttcatcagtggttacaggatgctgcccatggggcgctgttggctggatatttttggttggtggacgattctcaatccagcagtgtcagtgaggtgtttagaaactccatcagcatttctgtgtctgatccactcattccagcacaacacacactaacacaccaccaccatgtcagtgtcactgtaccaccacctaaataatacctactctgtagtggtagagtgggagagtcctgaccattgaagaacagcatgaaagggggctaacaaagcatgcagagaaacagatggactacagtttgtaattgtagaactacaaagtggtaagtggagctgataaaattgacaaaatggacagtgagtgtagaaacaaggaggtggttttaatgttatggctgatcggtgtatgcagaCAGTATATCcgagtttatttttaataacaaagTGGTGTCATCTGAAAGTCTATTAATTGCTGTATATTGTACATTCCATCCAGCACTGGCAGTTACCATTACCACCAGGCCTACAGTTTACCTGTAGCTGATTCCCATGCTCTTTTTATTAAAGTGTTGTGATACATATTTTGCCAGTTGTCAACATGAGTTATTACCATCTGATATGCCTGTATTTCCCTCCTCTTTTTGTTAAACCAGGTGGGGTGACAGAGTGTTTAAAGAGTGCTTACTCCTGCTTTATCAAGGCTTGCAATGCCAAAGGAAAGAAGTCCATGGATGCTTGCCACAATGTGGGCTTGCTCGCTCACGACGGCCGAGCTATGGAGGGGGGTCCGGACCCTGTGGCGGCTCGTCAGTATTATGAGAAGGCCTGTGAAGGAGGGTTTGCACCTAGCTGTTTTAATTTGAGTGCTCTCTACATTCAGGGATCAACAGAGGTTGAGAAAAACATGCCCTTGGCTTTGAAGTACGCCATGCGAGCCTGTGAGTTCGGCCACGTCTGGGGCTGCTCCAACGCCAGCCGCATGTACAAACTGGGCGACGGTACGGAGAAGGATGACCAGAAGGCAGAGGAACTGAAAAACCGAGCAACAAAACTCCACggagaaaagaaagagcagcagctAAAATTCGGAGAGTGATGGGCAAAGAGAAAGTGTTGGATCTTATATTTTCAGTGGAGACTTGCCTGCTACAAATGAAGTAGGGAACAGAAAGTGTGAGAACTAAATCAGGTGAAGTTCAGAATTGTACTGAGGCCTGTTTAAGTACTGTGCCATTGCATTTATAAATGCATCCTCCAAATTGTTAACTGTTATCTGTTTGCAGGTGAGGACATTTAAAATGCTCTGAATGTTTTAGTGACCTGTGTGAATTCATTGTAAATCTATGGTACATTAGAATAAAGTGAATACATGTCGTGTTTATGTACACGATAACTCATGTAAAATTGTACATATCACACTTGACATCATttgtacaaacccaatttctataacaagttgggatattttgtaaaatgcaataaaaacaagaatctgtgattcgttttcctcttgaacctttatttcacttttaatgttttgactaACTGCTTTTATTgggttttgtaaatataaacaaataagagTAAAAACGTGGCATAATAAACAGGTGGCTCGGTAGGTAGCACTTTCCCCttacagcaagaacgtcctgggtttgattcccaggtggagtggtccgggtcctttctgagtggagtgcatgttctccccgtgtctgtgtggctttcttccgggtgctccggttttctcccacagtccaaagacatgcaagtgaggtgaattggagacaaaattgtccatgactgtgtttaatattaaacttaaactgatgaatcttgtgtaaccagtaaactacatgtcctgtcataaatgtaaccaaagtgtgtacaacatgacgttaaaatcctaatataataataataataaacaggtaaattggtaacagtTGAGGGTATCGTGTTTGGTTGTAAAAGGAGAATCCactaaaggctcagtctttgcatgCTAAGATGGATCA
The sequence above is drawn from the Trichomycterus rosablanca isolate fTriRos1 chromosome 9, fTriRos1.hap1, whole genome shotgun sequence genome and encodes:
- the LOC134320002 gene encoding cytochrome c oxidase assembly factor 7, translated to MAGLINFEDEAEVKQFLDNLGVEYSYQCYREKDPEGCQRLSDYLEGVKKNYESAARVLKHNCETHGHGESCYKLGAYHITGKGGVTECLKSAYSCFIKACNAKGKKSMDACHNVGLLAHDGRAMEGGPDPVAARQYYEKACEGGFAPSCFNLSALYIQGSTEVEKNMPLALKYAMRACEFGHVWGCSNASRMYKLGDGTEKDDQKAEELKNRATKLHGEKKEQQLKFGE